A genomic window from Sporosarcina sp. Marseille-Q4063 includes:
- a CDS encoding DEAD/DEAH box helicase, translating into MSFVEKMDDIFKEKWKFKNEMPIQKKMIPEILAGKDIVAQSPTGTGKTLAYTIPLLHLVDGSKQQTQGLIVAPSQELAIQITDVIREWIVGTNITVAPLIGGANTKRQIDRLKKKPTIVVGTPGRLAELIKSKRLKIFEVQHIVLDEGDLLLSREHRVIIKNMINGANPDRQVVVVSATITDEIERVASEFMNEPLRIHLEAEHMPKTGTITHSYIKTSLRDKTDILRGLSHVKGMQALAFVNHIDQARVKDMKLNYNKAPIVVLHSNMRSNDRQTALESFRKGDASILIATDLAARGLDIEGLTHVIHVDTPHTVEQYVHRSGRTGRAGADGEVLSLLTPAEERDYRKLTRGIRPVEKIWRNGRLQEISSIPRRPANRRK; encoded by the coding sequence ATGTCTTTCGTGGAAAAAATGGACGATATATTTAAAGAAAAATGGAAGTTTAAAAATGAAATGCCGATTCAGAAAAAAATGATTCCTGAAATACTTGCTGGCAAAGATATCGTTGCCCAATCTCCAACAGGCACTGGAAAAACGCTTGCCTACACGATACCTCTTTTACATTTAGTGGATGGCAGCAAACAACAAACTCAAGGTTTGATTGTCGCGCCTTCACAAGAGTTGGCGATTCAAATCACTGATGTCATTCGGGAATGGATTGTCGGGACAAACATTACTGTCGCACCTTTAATCGGCGGGGCGAATACTAAACGTCAAATTGACCGATTAAAAAAGAAACCGACAATTGTAGTCGGCACACCGGGAAGGCTTGCTGAGCTGATTAAATCAAAAAGGCTAAAAATATTTGAAGTTCAGCATATCGTTCTGGATGAAGGCGATTTACTATTATCACGTGAACATCGCGTCATCATTAAAAACATGATTAATGGCGCAAACCCCGACCGTCAAGTGGTTGTTGTATCCGCTACGATTACAGATGAAATCGAACGGGTTGCAAGCGAGTTTATGAACGAACCCCTTCGTATCCATCTTGAAGCGGAACATATGCCGAAAACGGGCACAATTACGCATTCATACATTAAAACATCCTTGCGCGATAAGACGGATATTCTGCGAGGCCTTTCACACGTGAAAGGCATGCAAGCTCTTGCTTTCGTAAATCACATTGACCAAGCCCGAGTGAAGGATATGAAGTTAAATTACAATAAAGCGCCAATTGTCGTTCTTCATTCCAATATGCGTTCAAATGATCGTCAAACCGCGCTTGAAAGTTTTCGGAAAGGCGACGCTTCCATTTTAATCGCTACGGACCTTGCTGCGCGCGGATTGGATATTGAAGGACTAACACATGTTATTCACGTCGACACGCCGCATACGGTTGAGCAGTACGTGCACCGTTCAGGAAGAACTGGACGCGCGGGCGCGGACGGGGAAGTGCTTTCATTATTAACCCCTGCCGAAGAGCGAGACTACCGCAAATTAACAAGAGGAATTCGCCCAGTAGAAAAGATCTGGCGCAATGGAAGACTGCAGGAAATCTCTTCAATTCCTAGAAGACCAGCAAATAGAAGGAAATAA
- the thiT gene encoding energy-coupled thiamine transporter ThiT has translation MDRGRLQLLLEISILGALSFVFDKLTVFEMPQGGSITLSMLPIIVMAFRWGLAGGMLTGFISGLLQLITGGKVFHWAQALLDYTLAYTLVGVAAITGIWLVRNIVKKNKGGMAAAIITGTIIGGILRYLIHFIGGIVFFGEYAPEGQPVWLYSLVYNGSYMIPSMILCAIVAVLLFTTAPRLLKRT, from the coding sequence TTGGACAGAGGTAGACTACAATTATTATTGGAAATCTCTATTTTAGGTGCGCTATCATTCGTATTTGATAAGTTGACGGTCTTTGAAATGCCACAAGGCGGATCCATTACGCTTTCTATGCTGCCGATAATTGTAATGGCATTTAGATGGGGCCTGGCTGGCGGAATGTTAACTGGATTTATAAGCGGATTATTGCAATTAATCACAGGCGGTAAAGTGTTTCATTGGGCACAAGCGCTTCTTGATTATACATTGGCATACACGTTAGTCGGGGTAGCCGCAATAACAGGTATTTGGTTAGTAAGAAACATCGTGAAAAAGAACAAGGGCGGTATGGCTGCAGCTATCATTACGGGAACAATCATCGGCGGGATTCTTCGCTATCTGATTCATTTTATTGGCGGAATTGTCTTTTTTGGGGAGTATGCACCTGAAGGCCAACCTGTTTGGCTTTATTCACTCGTATACAACGGAAGCTATATGATTCCATCCATGATCTTATGTGCAATTGTAGCGGTACTGTTATTTACGACAGCACCAAGATTATTAAAACGCACATAA
- a CDS encoding tryptophan-rich sensory protein produces MSRIIIMVLSLFFTITVYATSIFIPFNDLTAAEIMNRLPILFTPASYVLAIWVFIYILLGGWIYNFWRTQDNYSKSVLNIRTILFTFISLLNSIMIYSWHYEFFNLEFVVMLTLLLLTAALYFTYPKRVNRFWDRVPISLLFGCSFISLIELTNYLLTFHEWSGWGLSNSLWAVIYLTVSTAIALHFMYHYRDLAFNAVFMWVFIGIAVKNGFDELFVSTAALFLTVVIGASFYLLKPSEE; encoded by the coding sequence ATGTCGCGAATAATTATTATGGTGCTATCACTTTTTTTCACGATTACTGTCTATGCCACTTCAATTTTCATTCCTTTTAATGATTTAACGGCAGCAGAAATCATGAATCGATTACCCATTCTTTTTACACCCGCTAGCTATGTCTTAGCTATTTGGGTATTCATCTATATACTGCTCGGTGGTTGGATTTATAACTTTTGGCGTACCCAAGACAATTATAGTAAGTCAGTCTTAAACATTAGAACCATTTTATTCACTTTCATCTCATTATTGAATAGTATTATGATTTATTCTTGGCATTATGAATTCTTCAACTTGGAATTTGTAGTTATGCTGACTTTGCTTCTGTTGACTGCAGCCCTTTATTTTACGTACCCCAAAAGAGTGAATCGTTTTTGGGATAGAGTTCCGATTTCATTGTTATTTGGCTGTAGTTTCATCTCTTTAATCGAACTGACCAATTACTTGCTTACCTTCCATGAATGGAGTGGATGGGGGCTTAGCAATTCACTATGGGCCGTTATCTATTTGACAGTTTCAACCGCAATTGCGCTTCACTTTATGTATCATTACCGTGATCTTGCCTTTAACGCGGTATTCATGTGGGTATTTATCGGCATTGCGGTGAAAAATGGATTTGATGAGCTTTTTGTTTCTACGGCAGCCCTTTTCCTGACAGTTGTTATTGGCGCCAGCTTTTATTTACTAAAACCATCAGAAGAATAA
- a CDS encoding DUF4870 domain-containing protein: MTNQKLLSSLCYFSIFFFPLLLPFVIYLVTDEQEVKNHARRAFISHLIPVILLIAGIIIFSLSMFSFENRMTSILSGGFDFWSFAPFIFTLIYSALFLAVIVWNVFHGVKLLKND; the protein is encoded by the coding sequence ATGACAAATCAAAAACTACTAAGTTCCTTATGCTATTTTAGCATATTCTTTTTTCCTTTATTGCTGCCGTTTGTCATCTATTTGGTTACGGATGAACAAGAAGTGAAAAATCATGCAAGACGAGCGTTCATCTCGCATCTGATTCCTGTTATCCTTTTAATCGCGGGTATTATCATCTTTTCTCTTTCTATGTTTTCTTTTGAGAACAGAATGACTAGCATTCTAAGCGGAGGCTTTGATTTTTGGAGTTTCGCGCCGTTTATTTTCACGCTAATTTATTCTGCTTTATTTTTAGCCGTCATTGTATGGAATGTTTTTCATGGTGTCAAACTGTTAAAAAATGATTAG
- the map gene encoding type I methionyl aminopeptidase — protein sequence MIAKTEQDFTGLKKIGRIVAEIRDTMKEATVPGMTTKELDEIGGRLFKEKGAVSAPIAEYDFPGYTCISVDNEVAHGIPGSRVIKDGDIVNIDVSGSADGYFADTGISFVVGTPDERKQKLCDVAKEAFDRAMLRVKAGSSLSGIGKAVESEAKRNDLSVIRNLTGHGIGKSLHEEPQHILNYYDPWDKTLLKEGMVLAVEPFISEKAENIIELGDGWTFVTPDNSLVAQIEHTIIVTKDKPIILTEI from the coding sequence ATGATTGCTAAAACAGAACAGGATTTTACAGGCTTGAAAAAAATCGGTCGAATCGTTGCTGAAATTAGAGACACGATGAAAGAAGCGACTGTTCCCGGTATGACGACGAAAGAATTAGACGAAATCGGCGGACGTCTCTTTAAAGAAAAAGGTGCTGTTTCCGCTCCGATCGCTGAATATGATTTTCCTGGATATACTTGCATTAGTGTCGATAATGAAGTCGCGCACGGCATTCCAGGATCTCGTGTTATTAAAGATGGAGATATTGTAAACATAGACGTTTCAGGATCGGCGGATGGATACTTTGCAGATACAGGCATTTCATTTGTCGTGGGAACACCTGATGAAAGAAAACAAAAGTTATGCGATGTAGCAAAAGAAGCTTTCGACCGTGCAATGTTGCGCGTAAAAGCGGGTTCTAGTTTAAGCGGCATCGGAAAAGCTGTCGAAAGTGAAGCAAAACGAAACGACTTATCGGTTATTCGTAATTTAACAGGCCACGGTATCGGAAAATCATTGCACGAAGAACCTCAACATATTCTCAATTATTACGATCCTTGGGATAAAACATTGTTAAAAGAAGGAATGGTTTTAGCTGTTGAACCTTTTATCTCGGAAAAAGCGGAAAACATCATTGAGTTAGGTGATGGTTGGACATTTGTAACGCCTGACAACTCACTTGTTGCACAAATCGAACACACGATTATTGTGACAAAAGATAAACCGATTATTTTGACAGAAATTTAA
- a CDS encoding aspartate/glutamate racemase family protein yields the protein MKKKTLGIIGGVGPLATMYIGEMLVRLTDADTDQEHINMVITNNTTIPDRTAFILGESTDDPVPYIISDANRLRVAEAEVLIMPCNTAHSFYDQIQKESDLPIINMIDETAARAKQLNAERVGILATTGTISSGVYQDACEKYGMTPVLPDSHIQSLVMSLIYDDVKAGEPADPDKWNAISRSMKDAGCDVLILGCTELSIVRKELKLEGCIDSLLVLAEAAITACGYRLK from the coding sequence ATGAAAAAGAAAACTTTAGGCATTATCGGCGGCGTCGGGCCATTGGCGACGATGTATATTGGCGAAATGCTTGTTCGACTTACAGATGCTGATACAGATCAAGAACATATAAATATGGTTATCACCAATAATACAACGATTCCGGACCGAACCGCATTCATTTTAGGGGAAAGCACGGATGATCCTGTGCCGTATATTATTTCTGATGCGAATCGACTTCGCGTAGCTGAAGCTGAAGTATTAATCATGCCGTGTAATACTGCGCATTCCTTTTACGATCAAATTCAAAAGGAATCGGATTTGCCCATTATCAATATGATTGATGAAACGGCAGCACGTGCAAAACAGCTTAATGCGGAGCGTGTAGGGATTCTTGCGACTACAGGGACAATTTCTTCAGGCGTTTATCAGGATGCGTGTGAAAAGTATGGGATGACACCTGTATTGCCAGATTCCCATATCCAATCACTTGTCATGTCGCTCATTTATGACGATGTTAAAGCTGGAGAACCTGCCGATCCAGATAAATGGAATGCAATCAGCCGATCGATGAAGGATGCGGGTTGCGATGTTCTTATTCTTGGCTGCACGGAACTGTCAATCGTGCGTAAAGAATTAAAGCTTGAAGGATGCATCGATTCGCTTCTCGTTCTTGCCGAAGCAGCAATAACGGCTTGCGGATATCGTTTGAAGTAA